One genomic segment of Pseudomonadota bacterium includes these proteins:
- the ftsY gene encoding signal recognition particle-docking protein FtsY: protein MFGFGKKKKKEKKDINPEAVNAQEDQPSDPIPSESPITENNDTANEPEQVTIAQTQIEEPLIAEPSKTPPQSEEAEQKGWLKRLKQGLNKSSSKLNDGIKDIFVRKKLDDDTLQDLEDLLITSDMGVQTASYITSKIAKDKFDKEVTTEEIKQDLAKYIARIIEPVAKPIQLTGKKPQVILMCGVNGTGKTTTIGKIANNYKKEGKKVVIAACDTFRAAAVEQLEVWSERSGCPLIKGKEGADPASVAYEAFVKAKEENADILMIDTAGRLQNKKNLMEQLTKIIKVIKKLDEEAPHNSIIVLDATTGQNANSQVKVFGEMVNLNGIIVTKLDGTAKGGVVVSLAKQFALPIHAIGVGESIEDLKPFNAESFANSLVGID, encoded by the coding sequence ATGTTTGGATTCGGGAAAAAAAAGAAAAAAGAAAAAAAAGATATTAATCCTGAGGCGGTAAATGCCCAGGAAGATCAGCCCTCTGACCCGATTCCTTCCGAGTCGCCTATAACTGAAAATAATGATACGGCAAACGAGCCGGAACAAGTTACTATTGCACAAACACAGATAGAAGAGCCTTTAATTGCCGAGCCTTCAAAAACACCTCCGCAATCTGAAGAAGCCGAGCAAAAAGGCTGGCTTAAAAGACTAAAGCAAGGTCTAAATAAAAGCTCCTCAAAGCTAAATGACGGCATTAAAGATATCTTCGTCAGAAAAAAACTTGATGATGACACATTGCAGGATTTAGAAGACCTTTTAATAACTTCCGATATGGGCGTGCAAACTGCTTCTTATATTACTTCAAAAATAGCGAAAGATAAGTTTGATAAGGAAGTAACAACCGAGGAAATAAAGCAGGATTTGGCTAAATATATAGCCCGAATAATTGAACCGGTGGCAAAGCCCATACAGTTAACGGGGAAAAAGCCGCAGGTAATATTAATGTGCGGAGTTAACGGAACGGGGAAAACTACAACTATCGGAAAAATAGCCAATAACTATAAAAAAGAAGGCAAGAAGGTCGTAATAGCAGCGTGTGACACTTTCCGTGCAGCAGCAGTCGAGCAGCTTGAAGTTTGGTCGGAGCGTTCGGGTTGTCCTTTAATAAAAGGCAAAGAAGGGGCTGACCCTGCCAGCGTTGCATACGAGGCTTTTGTTAAAGCAAAAGAAGAAAATGCAGATATTCTGATGATAGATACCGCAGGAAGACTGCAAAATAAAAAAAATCTTATGGAGCAACTCACTAAAATTATCAAAGTAATAAAAAAACTTGATGAAGAAGCTCCGCATAACAGCATTATAGTGCTTGATGCAACTACAGGGCAAAATGCCAATAGTCAGGTTAAAGTTTTTGGCGAAATGGTCAATCTTAACGGTATAATCGTTACTAAACTTGACGGCACGGCAAAGGGTGGAGTTGTTGTAAGCCTTGCAAAACAATTTGCATTGCCCATACATGCAATCGGTGTCGGTGAGTCCATAGAAGACCTGAAACCGTTCAATGCGGAATCTTTTGCAAATTCTCTGGTGGGGATTGATTAA
- the uvrA gene encoding excinuclease ABC subunit UvrA: MEEFIKVVGAKEHNLKNISIDIPRNKLVVITGLSGSGKSSLAFDTIYAEGQRRYVESLSSYARQFLQMQGKPDVESISGLSPAIAIDQKTVSRNPRSTVATVTEIYDYMRLLFARIGVPYSPTTGQPIKSQSISEMVDRILTLPEGTKLYILAPFIRGRKGEHSREILELKKQGFTRFMIDGELHEVTNLPTVDKNKHHNMEVVVDRIAVAEDLGNRLPSSIETSLGISGGILYVDIVSLPKDYKGNYSKGERIVFSEKFACPVSGFTLEEIEPRMFSFNSPYGACTECDGLGTEVFFDPRLIVPHDNIALNKGAIAPWAQANSRQVDQTLHGLAKHYKFDLNTPFKDLPENIKEVIFYGSGEEEITFDYDEGSRSFTLKKEFEGVVNSLNKRWKSTDSSWLREELEKYQDLTKCHACSGHRLKPESLCVKIEGLNIGETANFTISKAVEWFGSLYDKLDETRKAISERILRELNKRLEFLDNVGLNYLTLNRESGTLSGGESQRIRLASQIGSGLSGVLYVLDEPSIGLHQCDNQKLLNTLQGLKNLGNSVIVVEHDEDTMRQADYLIDVGLGAGIHGGNIIAKGTPEEVMKSKESITGQYLSGKKSIPIPEKRRSWSEKKSIKIKGARANNLKNIDVTLPLGAFTCVTGVSGGGKSSLVIQTLYKAVTKKLNGTKVTPGMHDSITGLETIDKIIEIDQSPIGRTPRSNPATYTGAFGPIRDWFTNLPESKARGYKPGRFSFNVKGGRCEVCQGDGLIKIEMHFLPDVYVNCDACHGERYNRETLEVKYKGKSIADVLNMNVEEADIFFAKVPVIKEKMEALKEVGLGYIKLGQSATTLSGGEAQRVKLAKELSKRSTGRTLYILDEPTTGLHAEDIGKLLKVLHKLVDGGNTIIVIEHNLDVIKTADHIVDIGPGGGDKGGNLVGFGTPEEIAASKNSITGEYLKHYLKPKKKSSKDKAA; the protein is encoded by the coding sequence ATGGAAGAATTCATCAAAGTAGTCGGTGCAAAAGAACACAACTTAAAAAATATTAGTATAGACATTCCTAGAAATAAACTGGTTGTTATAACCGGACTGAGCGGTTCGGGCAAATCATCACTTGCTTTTGATACTATCTACGCAGAAGGGCAGAGGCGATATGTAGAAAGTTTATCGTCTTATGCCAGACAGTTCCTGCAAATGCAAGGCAAACCCGATGTAGAATCAATATCAGGGCTTTCACCTGCCATTGCGATAGACCAGAAAACGGTATCGAGAAACCCACGCTCAACGGTTGCTACGGTTACCGAAATATATGACTATATGCGTCTTTTGTTTGCACGCATAGGTGTGCCTTATTCACCAACTACCGGACAACCGATAAAAAGCCAGAGCATCTCTGAAATGGTCGATAGGATATTGACCCTTCCTGAAGGCACTAAGTTATATATATTAGCACCGTTTATAAGGGGAAGAAAAGGCGAGCATAGCCGTGAGATACTTGAACTTAAGAAGCAGGGCTTTACTCGTTTTATGATTGACGGTGAGCTGCATGAAGTTACAAACCTACCAACCGTTGATAAGAATAAACACCATAATATGGAAGTGGTTGTTGACCGTATTGCAGTAGCAGAAGATTTGGGCAATCGCTTGCCTAGCTCAATAGAAACATCGCTCGGTATATCAGGCGGAATACTATATGTCGATATAGTCAGCCTTCCTAAAGATTATAAAGGCAATTACTCCAAAGGCGAGCGAATCGTATTTTCTGAAAAATTTGCATGTCCGGTATCAGGTTTTACATTAGAGGAAATCGAGCCTAGAATGTTCTCATTCAACAGCCCTTACGGTGCATGTACCGAGTGTGACGGTCTTGGAACAGAAGTTTTCTTTGACCCTAGGCTGATAGTACCGCATGACAACATAGCACTGAACAAAGGGGCGATAGCACCTTGGGCGCAGGCTAACTCACGTCAGGTCGATCAAACATTACATGGGCTGGCTAAGCACTACAAATTTGACTTAAACACGCCTTTCAAAGATTTGCCGGAGAATATCAAAGAAGTTATATTTTACGGCTCAGGCGAAGAAGAAATAACATTCGATTATGACGAAGGCTCAAGAAGCTTCACGCTTAAAAAAGAGTTTGAAGGTGTTGTAAATAGCTTAAATAAACGCTGGAAATCAACTGATAGCTCATGGTTGCGTGAGGAGTTGGAGAAATATCAGGATCTTACAAAATGTCACGCATGTAGCGGACACAGATTAAAACCTGAATCTCTTTGTGTGAAAATTGAAGGGTTAAATATCGGAGAAACTGCAAATTTCACTATCAGTAAAGCCGTAGAATGGTTCGGCAGCTTGTATGATAAATTAGATGAAACAAGAAAAGCAATATCCGAACGCATATTAAGAGAGTTAAATAAAAGATTGGAATTTCTGGATAATGTCGGATTGAATTATCTGACGTTAAACCGTGAATCGGGAACGCTATCAGGTGGAGAAAGCCAGCGTATAAGGCTTGCATCTCAAATAGGTTCTGGCTTAAGCGGTGTTTTGTATGTGTTGGACGAGCCTTCAATCGGTCTGCACCAGTGCGATAACCAAAAGCTTTTAAATACACTGCAAGGACTAAAAAATTTAGGTAATAGCGTTATAGTGGTAGAGCATGATGAAGACACCATGCGTCAGGCGGATTACCTTATTGATGTGGGGCTTGGTGCGGGTATCCACGGCGGTAATATCATTGCAAAAGGTACTCCCGAAGAAGTAATGAAAAGCAAGGAAAGTATTACGGGTCAATATCTAAGCGGTAAAAAATCTATTCCTATACCTGAAAAACGCAGAAGTTGGAGTGAGAAAAAATCAATAAAAATAAAGGGTGCAAGGGCAAATAACCTGAAAAATATTGATGTAACCCTGCCACTGGGTGCGTTTACATGTGTAACAGGCGTATCGGGCGGCGGTAAATCAAGCCTTGTGATACAAACATTATATAAAGCCGTTACTAAAAAACTAAACGGCACTAAAGTAACTCCCGGAATGCACGATTCCATAACCGGATTAGAAACAATAGATAAGATAATCGAGATAGACCAATCACCGATAGGTAGAACGCCGCGCTCAAATCCGGCAACTTATACAGGGGCTTTCGGTCCTATACGTGACTGGTTCACAAACCTGCCGGAATCAAAGGCGAGGGGATATAAACCGGGTCGTTTCTCATTTAACGTAAAAGGCGGTCGTTGTGAAGTTTGTCAGGGTGACGGTCTGATAAAAATTGAAATGCACTTCCTGCCTGATGTCTATGTAAATTGTGACGCTTGTCATGGGGAGCGTTATAACCGTGAAACTTTGGAAGTAAAATATAAAGGCAAATCTATAGCTGACGTTCTTAATATGAATGTTGAAGAAGCCGACATATTTTTTGCTAAAGTTCCTGTTATCAAAGAAAAAATGGAAGCACTAAAGGAAGTGGGGCTAGGCTATATTAAGCTGGGGCAATCCGCTACGACTTTATCGGGTGGAGAGGCACAAAGGGTTAAGCTTGCCAAAGAGCTTTCCAAGCGTTCTACAGGACGTACCTTATATATACTTGATGAGCCGACAACCGGTCTTCATGCCGAAGATATCGGTAAGTTGTTAAAAGTGCTTCATAAATTAGTAGATGGCGGCAATACCATTATAGTGATAGAGCATAACCTTGATGTGATAAAAACTGCCGATCATATAGTTGATATAGGTCCGGGTGGCGGTGATAAGGGCGGAAACCTTGTGGGATTCGGTACTCCTGAAGAAATAGCTGCTAGCAAGAATAGTATTACAGGCGAGTATCTGAAGCATTATTTAAAGCCTAAGAAAAAAAGCAGTAAAGATAAGGCTGCATAA
- a CDS encoding NAD(P)-dependent oxidoreductase — translation MVKILIAESLDIGTLMSFEENEKGVYVHIKNPIPANISEKEIHFAYCPDYMQGDIEKVIRDYDGLVVRPREVPAKVMELAKNLKIIVRGGSGMNAIDVKTAKKLNIVVENTPGENSVSTAEYTFALMMEIVANRQISLSNNDVRNNTTKDPSYYQGQELSKKKIAIIGMGNIGTNLARMCEGFDMKVSYFNRSKKDLPYKRYDSVEELLKAKPDIISLNVPLTKETKGFFDKSKFSLMKKGSVLINTARPQLINPTDFEEALNSGILTAAAIDGDMDLIEPFVKADKNNKCILTNHIADSTLQAQEKITNAALYQIIQYFRAGKLINAV, via the coding sequence ATGGTAAAAATTCTTATTGCGGAATCATTGGATATAGGAACTCTAATGAGCTTTGAGGAAAACGAAAAAGGTGTGTATGTGCATATAAAGAACCCCATACCCGCAAATATTAGTGAAAAAGAAATACATTTCGCATATTGCCCCGATTATATGCAAGGAGATATTGAAAAAGTAATTAGAGATTATGACGGCTTAGTTGTAAGACCGCGGGAAGTTCCGGCAAAAGTAATGGAACTGGCTAAAAATTTAAAAATAATTGTCAGAGGCGGCAGCGGAATGAATGCAATTGATGTAAAAACCGCTAAGAAGCTTAATATCGTTGTTGAGAACACTCCGGGGGAAAATAGCGTATCTACCGCAGAATATACCTTTGCCCTTATGATGGAGATTGTTGCGAACAGGCAAATTTCCCTTTCTAACAATGATGTTAGAAATAATACAACAAAAGATCCTTCATATTATCAGGGGCAGGAATTATCTAAAAAAAAGATAGCTATTATAGGTATGGGTAATATAGGTACGAACTTAGCCCGAATGTGTGAAGGGTTTGACATGAAGGTATCTTATTTTAACAGAAGCAAAAAAGACCTTCCTTATAAAAGATATGACTCTGTGGAAGAGTTACTCAAGGCAAAACCGGATATTATTTCCTTAAACGTCCCTTTAACCAAGGAGACTAAGGGTTTTTTTGATAAATCAAAATTCTCGCTAATGAAAAAAGGCAGTGTGTTAATAAATACAGCAAGACCGCAATTGATAAACCCCACCGATTTTGAAGAAGCTTTGAATTCGGGAATATTAACCGCAGCAGCGATAGACGGTGATATGGATCTGATAGAGCCGTTTGTCAAAGCCGATAAGAATAATAAATGCATATTAACAAATCATATCGCAGATTCTACGTTGCAGGCTCAGGAGAAAATTACTAATGCTGCTTTGTATCAGATAATACAATATTTTCGTGCAGGGAAGTTAATTAATGCAGTGTAA
- a CDS encoding YggT family protein, protein MNINPFIDLIATVFRIYGWIMFAWIIVSLLLTFNVINRHNQFVARLYEALFKMTEPLLRRIRRWMPDLGVIDISPIVVFLGIEFMIQVLYTYFYKYGTY, encoded by the coding sequence ATGAATATAAACCCTTTTATAGACCTTATAGCTACGGTATTTCGCATCTACGGGTGGATAATGTTCGCTTGGATTATCGTTAGTCTATTGCTGACGTTTAACGTAATTAACAGACACAATCAGTTTGTTGCCAGATTATATGAGGCACTATTCAAAATGACCGAGCCTCTCTTGCGCAGAATTCGCCGCTGGATGCCTGATTTGGGAGTTATAGATATATCACCGATAGTGGTATTCTTAGGAATCGAATTCATGATTCAAGTCTTATACACATATTTTTATAAATACGGCACATATTAA
- a CDS encoding pentapeptide repeat-containing protein has product MHRLVILVLFVLLSTKSYAQDKVVSSDISVSDIKEHIKSERTVLRGKYKVDIPLKFKKESSIYATRYGNTKEVLNLNGLSLSGMDLRGTSFTMASMIKTDLSDADLSNADLVYVDLTGANLSNANLSKADFSNAVFDSTKLKGANFDGTNLFGAKFIKIGDLTQDEINNLKKRTNSYVDLEREPLPDYYKFDK; this is encoded by the coding sequence ATGCATAGACTTGTAATTCTAGTATTGTTTGTATTACTATCCACAAAATCATACGCACAGGATAAAGTAGTATCATCTGACATATCGGTTTCAGATATAAAAGAACACATTAAGTCAGAACGAACGGTCTTGCGTGGAAAGTACAAGGTTGATATTCCGCTAAAATTTAAAAAAGAGTCTTCAATATACGCTACAAGGTACGGTAATACTAAAGAAGTGCTAAACTTAAACGGCTTGTCACTATCGGGAATGGACTTACGAGGCACTAGTTTTACAATGGCAAGCATGATAAAAACCGACCTAAGTGACGCAGACCTTTCAAATGCGGATTTGGTATATGTTGACTTAACCGGGGCTAATCTTAGCAACGCCAATCTTAGCAAAGCAGATTTCAGCAATGCCGTTTTTGATTCGACAAAACTAAAGGGTGCAAATTTTGATGGTACAAATCTTTTTGGGGCTAAGTTTATTAAAATTGGGGACTTAACGCAAGATGAGATTAATAATTTAAAAAAACGCACTAATTCTTATGTAGATTTAGAAAGAGAACCGTTACCTGATTATTATAAATTTGATAAGTAA
- a CDS encoding M23 family metallopeptidase — protein sequence MKKLLAVLSVISYNFHAYALDLGIPIACDYGEECIIFNYYDKSIEEDIYTDHTCGKLSYDNHKSTDFMLRSHTQMKDGVNVVASDSGTVVFIRDGMSDISVDLIGEEAVRGRECGNGVIIDHKRGYKTEYCHLMNGSITKKVGDYVEKGEIIGQVGLSGITSFPYLEFTVSLNGQPVDPFTGDNPITGEINVPCDSLDIYPLWDKQTEKRLEYISTSLLTMGFSEKVPHSQGAREGKFSRKMIKYDSKLMVFWVDIFGIVAGDRLKLSIINPRGEVIKTETRPFTKNRRHNFQFIGYKHKDTEWVLGKYIGKVELLRKEGNEMEHVINTTTFVELVKN from the coding sequence ATGAAAAAGCTTTTAGCGGTATTATCGGTAATTTCTTATAATTTTCATGCTTATGCATTGGATTTAGGCATACCTATCGCATGCGATTACGGTGAGGAATGCATAATTTTTAACTACTATGATAAAAGCATAGAAGAGGATATTTATACCGACCACACATGCGGTAAGCTAAGCTATGATAATCATAAAAGCACTGATTTTATGCTCAGAAGCCATACTCAAATGAAAGATGGAGTTAATGTTGTGGCATCGGACTCCGGTACTGTTGTTTTTATTAGGGACGGCATGAGCGATATAAGTGTTGACCTGATAGGCGAAGAGGCTGTAAGAGGGCGTGAGTGTGGCAACGGAGTTATAATAGACCATAAAAGAGGATATAAGACCGAATACTGCCATTTGATGAACGGTTCTATCACTAAAAAAGTCGGTGATTATGTTGAAAAAGGGGAGATTATAGGTCAGGTCGGTCTTTCCGGAATTACTTCTTTCCCATACCTTGAGTTTACCGTTAGTTTAAACGGACAGCCCGTTGACCCGTTCACCGGTGACAACCCTATTACCGGTGAAATAAATGTGCCTTGTGATAGCTTGGATATATATCCTTTATGGGATAAGCAAACTGAAAAAAGGTTGGAATATATCTCAACGTCTTTGCTCACAATGGGTTTTTCGGAGAAAGTGCCTCACTCGCAGGGAGCAAGAGAGGGGAAGTTCAGCAGAAAGATGATAAAATATGATTCTAAGCTAATGGTATTCTGGGTCGATATATTCGGGATAGTGGCGGGTGATCGATTGAAATTATCTATAATAAACCCAAGGGGTGAAGTAATTAAGACCGAAACAAGACCGTTTACTAAAAATCGTAGGCATAACTTTCAGTTTATCGGTTATAAACATAAAGATACCGAATGGGTTTTAGGCAAATATATCGGCAAAGTAGAGCTGTTAAGGAAAGAAGGTAATGAGATGGAGCATGTTATAAATACGACAACTTTTGTTGAGTTAGTAAAAAATTAA
- a CDS encoding DUF599 domain-containing protein, with translation MTRIFDIYLLDIIALLWFFVIWSGYSLFADRHKDVNLVTAMHKHRINWVNSLMRREDRLVDIRIIASLIQSATFFASTSILIIGGLFALLGYGNRAIEMIDSLPFAEHMNLTTWFFKTLSMLLIFIFSFFKFTWVIRQFNFTIVLMVSAPRIDDEKSSQEDTEKANKYIKNISDMIYNTSMHFNKGMRSYYFGLVGICWFISPILLMIASVVVVIVLYRREFLSKTLKMLE, from the coding sequence ATGACAAGAATTTTTGATATATATCTTCTGGATATTATAGCCTTATTATGGTTTTTCGTAATATGGTCGGGCTACTCGTTATTTGCAGATAGACACAAAGACGTTAACCTTGTTACGGCAATGCATAAGCACCGTATAAACTGGGTAAACTCCCTAATGAGAAGGGAAGACAGGCTAGTCGATATTCGGATTATTGCAAGCCTGATACAAAGTGCGACTTTCTTTGCGTCGACTTCTATTTTGATAATAGGAGGTCTGTTCGCACTTTTAGGTTACGGTAATAGAGCTATTGAAATGATAGATTCACTGCCTTTTGCGGAGCATATGAATTTAACAACATGGTTTTTTAAGACGTTGTCAATGTTGTTAATCTTTATTTTTTCGTTTTTTAAATTTACGTGGGTGATTCGCCAGTTCAATTTTACTATTGTTTTAATGGTATCGGCACCTAGGATTGATGATGAAAAATCATCACAAGAGGACACTGAAAAAGCAAATAAATATATAAAAAATATTTCGGACATGATTTATAACACCAGTATGCATTTCAATAAAGGAATGAGGTCGTATTATTTCGGTCTTGTGGGGATATGCTGGTTTATAAGCCCTATACTGCTTATGATTGCAAGTGTTGTTGTTGTTATAGTTTTGTACAGAAGAGAGTTTTTATCAAAGACATTGAAAATGCTTGAGTAG
- the trpC gene encoding indole-3-glycerol phosphate synthase TrpC: MKESGDVLSAICEDKKIHIKSKKALISEEQLLEKIKSLPETRGFVQSIIAKIQSGENALIGEAKKASPSKGVIRHYFEPSEIAKAYEQGGATCISVLTDEHYFQGNDEYIKIVKDACKLPVLRKDFILDTYQVVESRAIGADCILLIMAVLDVNKAIELEQKAIELGLDVLIEVHDEQDLKKALKLKSVLIGINNRNLKTMEVDLANTERLAPLMPDEKVVVSESGIYGYADIIRMNESRVWAFLVGDSIMSQSDVKLATQGLLGNVE; encoded by the coding sequence ATAAAAGAATCAGGTGATGTTTTAAGTGCGATATGTGAAGATAAAAAAATACATATAAAATCTAAGAAAGCATTAATATCTGAAGAGCAATTATTAGAGAAGATAAAATCATTGCCTGAAACAAGAGGTTTTGTTCAAAGTATAATAGCTAAAATCCAATCAGGCGAGAATGCATTAATAGGAGAGGCTAAAAAAGCTTCTCCGAGTAAAGGAGTGATAAGGCATTATTTTGAACCCTCCGAGATAGCAAAAGCCTATGAGCAAGGCGGTGCAACATGTATTTCCGTTCTTACCGACGAGCATTATTTTCAGGGTAATGATGAATATATAAAAATAGTTAAAGATGCATGTAAGCTTCCGGTGCTTAGGAAGGACTTTATTTTAGATACGTATCAGGTAGTAGAATCAAGGGCTATAGGAGCGGATTGTATTCTTTTGATTATGGCTGTTTTAGATGTAAATAAAGCGATAGAACTTGAACAAAAAGCAATTGAGCTTGGGCTTGATGTTTTGATTGAAGTGCATGACGAGCAGGATTTGAAAAAAGCGTTAAAATTAAAGTCCGTATTAATAGGAATCAATAACCGCAATTTAAAAACAATGGAAGTCGATCTTGCAAATACTGAAAGACTTGCTCCGCTTATGCCTGATGAAAAAGTTGTGGTAAGCGAAAGCGGCATCTATGGATACGCTGATATTATTAGAATGAACGAATCTAGGGTTTGGGCATTTTTGGTCGGCGATTCTATCATGTCGCAGTCTGATGTAAAACTGGCTACACAAGGATTACTAGGTAACGTTGAATGA
- the trpD gene encoding anthranilate phosphoribosyltransferase, translated as MNEIKKYISKIVEGNDLTEDEAQRSFQIIMKGGATPAQIAAFLIGLRMKGESIDEIAAAAKVMRVKAEKFKAPSGSLDTCGTGGDSSGSFNISTAVAFVVAGCGVPVAKHGNKAISSKSGSADVLSMVGVNIDADKHVMEKALREANICFMMAPKFHTAMKHVAPIRMELGVRTIFNILGPLSNPANASFQLLGVYSEKLVEPIARVLKKLGLERAWVVHGSDGMDEITTTGKTFVAELKGGRVRKFEIEPSDFGIKKAKSDDLKGGEPNVNAQHLKHLLMNKGKEAYRDIVLLNSAAALVVAGVAKNIEDGIVKASESIESGAANDALMKLCAITNS; from the coding sequence ATGAATGAAATAAAAAAATACATATCAAAGATAGTTGAGGGAAACGACCTTACCGAAGATGAGGCACAAAGGTCGTTTCAGATAATTATGAAGGGTGGTGCGACTCCTGCACAAATTGCAGCATTTCTTATAGGCTTGCGTATGAAGGGAGAGTCAATAGACGAGATAGCCGCTGCGGCAAAAGTTATGCGAGTAAAAGCTGAAAAGTTCAAAGCTCCTTCGGGTTCTCTTGATACATGCGGTACGGGCGGAGATAGTTCGGGAAGTTTTAACATATCTACGGCGGTTGCTTTTGTAGTTGCAGGGTGTGGTGTGCCTGTTGCAAAACACGGGAATAAGGCTATATCATCTAAATCGGGTTCGGCAGATGTTTTGAGTATGGTGGGTGTTAATATTGACGCTGACAAACATGTTATGGAAAAAGCGTTGAGGGAAGCTAATATATGTTTTATGATGGCTCCAAAATTCCACACCGCCATGAAACATGTTGCCCCGATCAGAATGGAATTGGGTGTCAGGACTATATTTAACATTCTGGGACCTCTTTCTAATCCTGCAAACGCTAGTTTTCAATTGCTTGGGGTTTATAGTGAAAAATTAGTAGAGCCTATTGCGAGGGTTTTGAAAAAACTGGGGCTTGAGCGTGCATGGGTGGTGCATGGCAGTGACGGAATGGACGAGATTACCACGACAGGCAAAACATTTGTGGCGGAATTAAAAGGTGGCAGGGTAAGGAAATTTGAAATTGAACCGAGTGATTTTGGAATAAAAAAAGCAAAATCCGATGATTTAAAAGGCGGTGAACCCAACGTAAACGCACAGCATTTAAAACATTTGCTAATGAACAAAGGAAAAGAGGCTTATAGGGATATCGTATTGCTAAACTCTGCTGCGGCTTTGGTGGTTGCGGGTGTTGCAAAAAATATAGAAGACGGTATCGTCAAAGCTAGTGAGTCAATAGAGTCAGGTGCGGCAAATGACGCATTAATGAAATTATGTGCAATTACTAACTCATAA
- a CDS encoding aminodeoxychorismate/anthranilate synthase component II, which translates to MIILIDNYDSFTYNLYHYISELGVEVKVVRNDALTVDEILNDDTIKGIVISPGPCTPNESGICPELIKKAAGKLPIFGVCLGHEAIGQVFGGKIVRVEPVHGKVSNIKHNSKGIFEGIKSPLKATRYHSLVVERDSFPDCLEITAQSDDGLVMALQHKEYDIYGVQFHPESIASEHGHDILANFLKLVKK; encoded by the coding sequence ATGATTATTTTAATAGATAATTATGATAGCTTTACATATAATTTGTATCATTATATCAGTGAATTAGGCGTTGAAGTTAAGGTTGTGCGCAATGACGCTTTGACCGTGGACGAAATATTAAATGACGATACTATAAAAGGTATTGTTATTTCTCCGGGACCTTGCACTCCTAATGAATCGGGTATATGCCCCGAATTAATTAAAAAAGCAGCCGGTAAATTGCCCATATTCGGAGTATGTTTGGGGCATGAAGCCATAGGTCAGGTTTTTGGAGGAAAAATAGTAAGGGTTGAACCTGTGCATGGCAAGGTCAGCAACATAAAGCATAATTCAAAAGGTATATTTGAAGGAATAAAAAGCCCCCTTAAGGCAACCAGATATCATTCACTGGTTGTTGAGCGTGATAGCTTCCCCGATTGTCTGGAAATAACCGCACAAAGTGATGACGGTCTGGTAATGGCTTTGCAGCATAAGGAGTATGATATTTACGGTGTGCAGTTCCACCCTGAAAGTATTGCCTCGGAGCATGGGCATGACATTTTAGCTAATTTCTTAAAATTGGTAAAAAAATGA